The Theobroma cacao cultivar B97-61/B2 chromosome 1, Criollo_cocoa_genome_V2, whole genome shotgun sequence genome contains the following window.
CATGAGGTATGAACTCTCCGGATGTAGCCTTGCTTTGTTGATAAAAAGGGGCACTTAACTGGTCCAATTTGGCTTGCTGACACTTGGCTTCCTGCAGTTATAATTGTGTTCCAGCAAAGCCTGCAAGTTTCACAACAAATGCTAGCTGCTTGAATTTGACTTCATTTAACTCCTTTGACTAATGAATTTTCCTATTGGCGTTCTAGGCAAGCTCAGGCTCCCATCTAAGCTCAACTTCTATGGAAAATTTATCCTCACGGAACAATTAGCTTAGCTACTATGGAATCAAATGAAGCATGAAATATATTTGGCATTCGGTAGTTAAGTTGTAAGAATGAAATGAGAAGTCATTTTGTTAAATAAGGGGAGATTAAATTAGCAGCAAGCAAAAATACACCTCCGTGTCACTGAGATGTTACATAGCGTATAAAGGATATTACTGACACAACAGATGCACATGAGACTGAACAGAAATGATGAGCAGACCTCATAAGCTCATAGTGACAACGGCTTAAATACTGAAAGCTGCTTTTACTCTAACCAATTTGTTTTAACTGAACACCCAATCCGTGCAACAGCAGTTTATACTGGCCATCAGGCAGCAAATATCAGATGACTCAATATGTAACATGCCAGCCAGAGGCAGCAACCTCTAGCAATTGCAGATCCATGTCACCTTCTTTAATGCTGTTGCCCAATTACCTCATTCAGAAACATTTTGGCATGCACTCAACCTTGGAACTCTTTTTGTCCCCCCAAAACAATATTGCAGCTCTCTTGCAAAAGATTCATTCCTCAAGTTTTTTAGCTGAAGAGGTCTTACCTGCATCAGATCATCTTTAACAGTGTGATCTCAAGACTAAACACATGGCATGACAAGCACCGACTGCAACAGATAGCACATTGTGGGGTCCCAATCCATCATCCTCCGTTAGAAAATTCACTTCAACAGGACTTGGTTGAACCTCCGGTAGCCCAGGAACTCCCAGTTGAGAATCTTTCGCATTCCCCCACATGTACAACTTTCCTTCTTCTGTTTAGAACCAAGAAATCAGTAAAAAGTACCTATTTGATTTATAAGAAAACTGGAAAAAGGAATATCCAACTATGAGTGTCGCCTTAGCTTTAGCTCAGTGGCTGGTTGTGAAGGTTGTGTAGAAAACCTAGGTTTCATCATGCTACTGTGTGTGGATCTATGTGTGTGcctctgtgtgtgtgtgtgagacagagagagagaggtagCAAATTTGAACCAGACCCTCCAATCTTAGCAATAGGTTTTCAGATGGATATAGCAACTCCGACCTACATCCACCAATCCAGTTAGATTTTTGCTCCACCTTTTCCTAGGGAATGAGTTAGGGGTTTGATTGATGTTGACTTGACTACAAACTAAATGAAAACACAACATCATGGGAAGTTCATCATAGTTTTTAGTCACATCCATCATCCCTGCCAAACCACAAGAGCCCCAGTTTGAATTTACAGTTAGATGTTAACATTCAaaaattcttatgttttaaGATTTGGTATCTAGTCAACAATTATTATTCATCCACAGACTAGCAACTTAATAACAAAAGCTGAGGTCCGGATTTGTATCTGATGTCATGATTACCAATGGGGCAGGCAGATACCCTAGAGTCTAGAGCCAAATCAAGTTTGATCAAACCTCTTTCCATATAATCAAAAATTGTGTGGTGGATTCCTTTAAGTTGTTAAAAGCTACAAGGAAATAACATTAAGAATGATTTCTTGACCCTATAGCACTTCTATGACATTTGTCTAAAATGCTGAACAAAAAAAGCAATATCTTTGACTATTCAACACTGGATAAGGGATACTTAAAGGTTGACCTAATATCTGTAATGACCTCTATGCCTATGTAAATATGAAAAGATGTATGGAACACTTTTTCATGGATAAATGGTTATAGGACTGAAAAATCTGTGTTGTTTACAAGCTTGAAACTCAAATTATGACATATCTAATACTGAATATTaccaaaaatgaataaattgtCTTACCGGTTATAGCTGCTGAAGATGAACCTCCACAGGCAATATCGACAACATGCTTGTCAGCCAAAGCTTCAATCATTACAGGAATTTTCTGATTCTGTATAGAAGAATGACCCAACTGACCATGTCCACCATGGCCCCACGAAAGTACTTTACCTTCGCCTGAAATAATAAAGCAGgaataaatcaatatatatagtattataacaaaaggaaaagaccttttgaaaaagaaaaggactCATGGTACTGGTTTTACATGTTAATGCAAGAGAGTGATATCCACCACTTGCTATCTGAATGATACGAGTACTTTCAAGGGTAGGAAGTGGTTTAGGTTTCCAACCACCAACCTTATCACCTGTTCCAAGCTCATAGTTGGAATTTGCTGAGCAAGACATGCAAGGAAAATATTCCAGGAAGGGAGTTAGTCATGGAACTGGTGAAAATGAGATTAGTcaaactattcaaaaataaaaacaagttaacaggaaattaatataaagTTATCTCCATTACAaagtaaaaagagaaaatgaaaagcaaggtaaggaaggaaaaatttgATGAACCCAACTAAACAAAGCTCTTTCATTCTTCCACCTTTAGTTTAAACTTAAGGATGATGAGCTCTCTCATTTTTTGGCCCTCTCTTTGgcttttttatcttcttttccTCTCCTATGCCCTGCTTTTCAGCTCTCATCTTTTATGCTGATTACTGTCAGACACCTAActtcttctctcttctttctaTTATCCgtccctttttcttctttacccCCTTTCATCAGTTAGCATACCCCTTAAGCCACCCTTAACTGGCTCAATACATGTTCCCAGTTCAGTAAGATTTCATTATGCGATGATAGGTTGATCACACTTTTCCCCTCATTCTCTATAATAATCCTAACTCTGAGCTGGTTACAAGCTAACCATGTTGCCTGTAGTATGTTTTCCAAACAATGACACGTGTCTAAGGGAGTTTTAGAAGATATTCTACTGTCATGCTATATTATTTAAGCTACAATGTTGCTTCTTGATTAATGTTTATCTTAGTATGGTATGCATGGACCAAATGGATTGTCTTTGTAATCTACCTTTTGGTGCTCACAGCTtctttagaataaaaataatcaaataccCATAGAAACAACACAAAGAAATGTAAAATATAGAGACAGGAAGAGACACATTACCACCCCAGTTCCAAAGCTGTCCCTCCTCCGTCAATGCCATTGTGAAGAAACCGCCACAGGAAACTGCAGCAATAGGAGTAGGTAATTCTTTCACTTTGGAAGGGATACTAAGTCCACCTCCCTCATTTGGGCCCCGACCAGGACCAAGGCCTAATCTGCCATCCCCTTCCTCTCGGCCCCAAGTGTATAAGTCTCCTAATTCAATGAATAGCAGCCAGATTCAGATatggaaaagaaacaaaatatgaatatatatatatatagcataACATTATAACACCCATTTGCTATATTTTTCTGCATCCAGTAAGATAAATTGATTTTCCTAATCCATCTTTTCGTCATCCATTGTTTGTGACattcttcttcaaagtttttcttaTAGTTATCATTAACTTAACCTATAAACCCTCCTTAATCCTATATTTACCCCTTTATTCAGCAAAATTGCTGCAGGGTACGTATTAACATTCTAAAATAGCAAGTATGATAGCCTTTTCCACTCCTATTACACTTCTTTCATTATCAGCTTTCTAGATCCCAATAAGACAGTTCCCACATACAGGGGAATGGATGTATTGAGCATGTCAGATGTAGTTTGATGGTGCAGAAATAAAGTTCTCCTTAATTCTTTAACCAAGTAATTTGGAGTACAAGGATACACTGAGCAAGCACAGCATATGCAGTATGCTGTTTGAGAAATGATATAATGCACTGAATTATGAATTTCCAGGTTTGTAATATGAAATTTGTTACTATGACTTAGGcaaaaagtaattttcttCCAAAAAGTAAATGCTAAATTAGAAATGTATTAACTATtgaaatgaattaaatatCTGTGTTTATGACGACATTCACCATGCCATACATTCAGGTGCAATGTATTTTTTGCTAGTACTAGTATTTAAAGACCAACAGACTTTCATACAGCTATCTGGTTGAAAAACTCATTGTAGAAACATGGTTTCTTTAACTTTCCCCTGCATCAAATATCCCCATTAGAGCAATCTTTGTGTATTTATTATACATCTGTATGCCTGATATTAAGAGCTTTCTCCTTCTTTTTCACTCCTTTCAATGGAAATTATGAATGTGCCacctattctttttttttttttttttcatttatggaCCAGGAAATTCATGCATCATTACAATTAATATGACCAAAAAGAGGAACAGGCTCTAAAAAGAATCTAAAAGGAGCTGAcctaaaatataaagaaactCAAAAGCAATCTCATAAGTCAACATTGAGAAAACCTGATTCAGTGATAGCAGCAGTATGTGTCCCACTAGTTGAAATATGACGTATGTTTTCACTCCAATTGCCTTCTAACAATCTTGGGATAAGTTCTCTATGATAAACGTGATGCCCGAGTGCACCAAAACCCCCATAACCCCTGCAAACTTCATTTTAACagagaaatattttgcattaGTGGTTTTGACAGAATTAATTTCAAGTGAAGAGACCAACATGGACTAGTCAATATGCATACTACTaattaagcaaaaaaaaaaaaatgccacTTCCATCCCATACAAAGTCTTTTACAATCTAACTTCCAATCTACACAAGAAGTAATAATATTCACTTGACAAAATTAATACCTACAAAGCATTAGCTCAAAATTGTCTTCTTCCTTCTACCTTTCTAACACTCTTGACAAAAAGCACCCAgtcaaatcttttttttatcaataataACAAGTATATAGctgaaaattcattttcagCCAAGTggaagaaacaaaatcaaccATAAAATccctaaaaataataatggaaACATAACAATAAGCAGTATTACAACAGTCATTCTGCAATTTTGTATTTCCTTTTACCTAGAAGATGGAAACAACAGTCTTGCATAATCTCTTCTCATGCCcactttattaaaatattttccaacTTACAATTCAAATTAACATCCCTTATCCTTATCGCCCTCTTTCTCTCCATaacttaaacaaaaaaaaagtgtacAAAACACATATGCAAACCTATGGTGTAGaattagtttttataaataactattctatttaattaaattgatgtttaatttttatctcTAATATGCGAGTTCTAAcacaaatcattcaaacagTGTTCATTCATAACACCTCTCCAGCATCAATCTAAGAAATCACGAGTTAGTTTTTCACAATGAATATTGCCCTCATTGATCCATATATATCtttgaaactttaaaaaaaattcctatATAATCATTTAACTATGACAATGTAGTAATTTTTATACAttccaaaatcaaaattataaaattcattttctctacCCAATTTCATTAACTCTCTCTTCAATCCCATATTTCCTCTTCACTAAACTTCATTCCTTCCACTCACCTATAAGTATAAGTAAAAATTCACTCCAATTCGAGTTTCAACAGTCAACAATAACCTTCAGTATATtaactttgaattttcatttaatgTTTCAATCTTAGTCTAAACATTCAACCAATGGAGACATAACATAAagcaattttcttttcatcaataaTAGCTAGATTTAGATCAATATTAAGGAAGAGagcaaaataaaagtaaataataaGAAAGCCAAATGTAGGCGGACAGAATACTGACCAAGTAAACACCTCTCCAAGGGAAGTAAGAGCTACAGAGTGAAGTCCACCGAGAGCAACAGAGGAAACAGAATCCAGGTAAGGATTCAAAGTAGGCAAAAAAGCAGGATTTTCATGGCCAAAACCAAGACGACCTCCTTCACCTTTTCCCCACATCCACAACTTTCCATCAACAACCAAACCCGAATGGAACAACCCACAAGAAATCCCAACTGAAGGCAAAGTTTCTCCCTTTTGGATTTGGTTCTGCCGTTGATTAAAGATTTTACCTGGGGTTGGGGAGAGAGAAAACGAGGCAGGTGGAAAGAGGAGATTGGCTACCGGTGATGGGTATATTCTGATTTCTTCAATGCCGCCGCCTAGTTGGCCTGATGCCCCTCTGCCCCATGAAAGGACTTGGAGTGTTACAGCTTCATTTTGGGTGTCTTGGTTAAATTCTGGGCTTTTGTAAAGAAGAGGAACTTTGCCtttggtggtggtggtggtggcgTCGGTActgaatgaagaagaagaaagacgGCGGGAGAGAGGAGTTGAAAAGCGGTGAAAATTATGTGCCATCACTAGCCACTTTAGGTCCAGTCTGCACTAGCCACTATGCTACATTAATTCGTTGTTTATTTAactgttgtttttttttctttttcggaTTTAAATTAAGGTATATTTTAGGATATTTGGCATCCATCGGCCCAATCTAGAGAAAAGATTTCTCCGTTATAAAATTCAATTCTAAAGTTAGTTCCTATTTTAATAagcaataaaaatttaatattttgacaatttttGGATTGGAATCTTGAAGCATGTAAAAGACTATCTGTTATTGTATAATTTTGCAATTGTACTCCCCTTATCTTTTGCACTAactggattttgttttggccaagaacaaagagaaatttatttcaaacaaGTTCAGTATAAGAACCAGACAAAGAAACTTTAAGTTGTAACCATTCTGAGTAACACCAAAAACAAGTCACTGAACATGGGGCGAGGGTAGACCGTCCTTATTCAAGATATGAACACCATAGAGGATACAGGTAGATTGACCCAATCATCAGAGCACATCCCCTTACTGGACTGCTTAGCACCCCAATCAGCTACTAAATTAGTAGCCCGCTAAATAATACACAATCAAGAATCTTATGAGAGCAATCTTCCGACCTCCACAGCTATTTGACATCATGTACAAAAATCACACTAGTAAATTTCTCTTTGACATCCAGCAAGGCCCCTCCTTCAGAGCCAAAACTACTTCCGCAACCATTGCACAACCTGCTTCAACTGATTTGACTACACCAGCCACTACCTGCCCTTTTTCATCTCTAGCTATAACTCCAGCAGTTTGCCTTACAGGTTGAACCCTCGAAAACACCATCACAATTAACTTGTATCCATTCTTGCTCAAGAAGATACCATTTATCCCCAAGACAACTTTTATTGTCTTTAGAAAACTTAGTATTAGACACAACTGATTGAATAAAACCTTCTAGTAGAAACTTGTATAGAGAACAGCAGGTCGGGGTCTAAAAGGGAGAAGGCTTAAGAAGACAGATGATGCGCACCGTTTCAATAAATGCCTTCCACAAACAGCAACAAAGTGCACCGTTTCATTAatagaattttaaagtttaaaagttagttaaagtttaattattagttagaTTAGTTACAGTTATTCTTTATCTTTCCTCTGGTCAACAGAGACCctgtatataaatataattataaagtaACTTTTCTATAATGAGAATTTCTTCATATTCTCTCATTCCCATGCGCCgccttttcctctctttctctctcggTATTCgtcatggtatcagagcaggTACAGAGTCCTAAGAGtgattgttttcttttgatcACCAGACGACTCgttcttatcattttctggTTATACCTTTTCCTTCTCAGTAAGTTTATCTTCCTATTACTGATTTCTGGATTACACTGTTCTTTCATCTGGTGCTTGATTAACCATGTCTGATGAATCTGAATCAACTCAATCAAGGTCTCAGACCTCATCACAAATTTCACCTATTGGAGACCCGCAGTCTCCATATTATCTTCACCATTCAGATCACCCTCATTCAGTCATTATCAATCCCAAACGTACCACCAACAACTATGTGGCATGGAGTAGATCTTTCTTATTGGCCTTTTCGATCAGGAACAAGACTGGTTTCATCAATGGGTCTATTCCTAAACCAGCCACCACAGACCCTCTGTATCCTGTTTGGACACGTTGTAACAACCTAATAGTTGTCTAGCTCTTAGACTCAGTTTCACCCCCAATAGCCTTTACCATATTCTACATGGATTCTACAATGAAGATGTGGAATACCTTGAAACTTAACTATGCTCAACTAGATGACACAAGGCTGTGTAATCTGCAGTATACCTTGGGGAATATTACCCAAGGAACAAGATCAGTGGACTCATACTTCATTGAGTTGAAGGCGGTTCGGGAAGAGATAAGGAGTTATCGTCCCCTGCCACATTGTGAATGTGGAAGATGCAATGCAGACTGTTTTAAAAAGGTATATTGATCAATATCACAAAGACATGGTGTTTAGGTTTCTCAACGGACTGAATGAATCCTTCTCAGCAATACGATCTCAGATCATACTCATAGACCCAATTCCAACCCTTGATAGagtttataattttatgttgaGAGACGAAACACAGAAAAACTTATTATTTCAATCACAGCCTGTTTTTGAGTCCTCTACAATGCTCACCACAACAGATTCAAAGAAGAAACTGAAAAAGGATCTTGTCTGCAGCCACTGTGGGAAGAAAGGgcacaacaaagaaaaatgttaCAAACTTATAGGCTTTCCagatgattttaaatttacaaagGGAAAGGCCAATATCAAAAAGGGTAAAACAGCAGTCAACAATGTTACAGCATCTAATGAAATCTCAGTTGATGAATTCCAAGCAGAGTAAGAAGAAGAACTCAGTGGTTCAAGCAACATATCCCAAATGTCTATCCTAACACAACAAGTCAACAAGCTTATGGAAATTCTCAatgaaaatggtttaattAGTAGTGATGGTAAGGGCATTTCCTCGAACAGCCAACAGGGAAAACAATCATTGGTAAACTTAGCTTTCTTAGGTATCATTTCAGGCCATCATTGTTTCAATACCACTAACAACATGCCTTCTAGCTTTAGAAATACAAATATCTACatgataaaacaaaattactgGATAGTAGACTCAGGTGCAACTGATCATATCTCACATTCCTTAGATGACTCTATCTATGCAAAACCAGTTAAGGATTGTTTTGTCCATCTCCCAACCAACAAAAGGGCAGTTGTTAGTCATATAGGTGCAGTTAAATTGACCTCATCATTCATTCTAAAGAACTTGTTGTGTGTTCCGAGCTtcaaattcaacttaatttcTGTGAGTCAGTTGACCAATTCAAAAAGGATCAATGTTCTTTTCACTGACATGTACTGTATTGTCCAAGATATTCCCTCATGGAAAGTGATTGGGGTTACTAAGGGCTCATCAGGATTATACCTCATGGAGTTTAAGAAAGGAGTTCAAGATTTATCAAATTACTGTTTTGACAGAATTGTTAAGTTTCctgttatttcttttgttagtAACTAGAATGCAGTGAATAGAACCTTTGATTTATGGCATTTCAGACTTGGTCATGCTCCTATAGAAAGGATCAATGTAATCCACCAGCAATTTCTAAGTGTTAAAAGTTCAAATGAATTATTCTGTGAAGTCTGCCTATTggcaaaacaaagaaagctTCCCTTTCCAATTCACTCTCAAAGcacaaaaactttttttaaactaATTCATGTGGACATTTGAGGTCCATATGAGACTCCCACTTTAAATGGTCATCGTTTCTTTCTTACCATTGTAAATGATTTTTCTCGTTTTACTTGGATTTTCTAATGAGGAATAAGTcagaagtttcaacaattatACCTTCTTTTAATGCTATGGTTCAAAAGGCAATTTAATCTTGAAATCAAGTGTTTAAGGTCAGATAATGGCCAAGAATTTAAACTTACAGATTTCTTTGCCAAAACAGGTATAATCCACCATTTGTCATGTGTTGTTACCCCTCAACAAAATGGAATTGTTGAGAGGAAACATCAACACATCCTAATGGTTGCAAGAGCCCTGAAGCATCAGTCTAAGGTTCCAGTACACTTCTGGGGGGATGCAGTGCTCACTGCAGTACATATTATCAATAGGGTACCTACTAAAATTTCAAGAATAAGTCACCAAATGAGCTGTTTTATCTTAAACCACCAACATATGATCATTTTAAGGTTTTTGGATGCCTGTGTTTTGTATCCACACTGGCACAGAATAGGAAAAAGTTAGATAAAAGAGCTACCAAATGTATATTCCTAGGATATCCTAATGGCATCAAAGGGTATAGGGTATATGATCTTTGTGCACAAAAGACTCTAATATCCAGAAATGTTGTTTTTCATGAggatatttttccttttcattcaTCACAACATGATACATCTCATCGTGcatttgatcaaaaacttgGTGTACATGCTGATTATTTTgactattttgattctaattcATCTCATTATCCTCATCCAGTCCAAGAGCCAATAGAAACACATTTGTTTGAAACTATATCAGAGATACCAGAAACTTCCACTTCTAATGTAGATGAATTACGTATTAATTCATTACCTGACAGTGAACCTGCAGCCAGCAATATCAATTCACTTGAGCCTGACACAACAATTGACACAGCACAACCAATTAGAAAGAGTGCCAGACTTAAACATACTCCCAAATACTTGGAAGAATATTATACAAACGTACCATCTCATTCAAATACAGCCACTGCACATCCAATTACCAAATACTTATCTTGTGACAAACTATCACCTGCACAGAGAATCTTTACTGCTTCATTGTCATCTGTTCATGAGCCAAGCTCTTACCATCAAGCTATTAATTATCCTCATTGGAGAGATGCTATGGCTGTTAAGTTGAAGGCCTTGGAAGACAATGGTACTTGGAGCATTGTTCCACTGCCTTCTAATTGTCATGCTGTGGGTTGTAAATGGATATACAAGGTGAAAGTAAATGCTGCAAGGGAAGTTAAAAGGTACAAAGCACAACTGATGGCAAAAGGGTTCAGTCAAATTGTGGGCTTTGATTATCAAGAGACTTTTAGTCTTGTAGCAAAACAGACAATAGTAAAGGTTTTCTTTGCCTTAGCTACTGTAAACAATTGGCACCTATCACAACTTGATATCAACAATGCTTTTCTAAATAGGGAACTAGAAGAGGAAGTTTACATGGAACTACCACAAGGGTATTCTGTCTAGAGGGAATATCAAACAAGTCCAAAATTAGTCTGCAAGCTTCATAAGTCCATATATGGACTCAAACAAGCATCTAGACAATGGAATGCTAAACTTACTGCTTCTATCCTACAGTTTGGTTTCACACAATCAACATCAGACTATTCATTATTTACAATGAAAACAAACAGTGGGGACTTTGTGGCAATTTTAGTCTATGctgatgatattttgatagGGAGTAACTCAGCTCAGATAGCATCTAATGTCAAAGGATTTTTTAGTTcacaatttaaactcaaagATCTTGGTaaagttaaatttttcttGGGGCTTGAAATTGCTCAATCTCCAGAAGGCATATCCATATGCCAAAGAAAATACATCCTGGACCTTTTAGAAGAGCATGGCCTGCTTGGATCAAAACCTGTAAGTACTCCCATTgactataattataaattgaGCAAGACCAAAGATGGGCAAGAATTGCATGATGCTACCAAATACAAGCAACTGGTTGGTAAATTGTTGTATTTAACCTTTACTAGACCGGACATCTCCTATGCAGTGCAAGTTTTGTCCCAGTTCATGGACAAACCTAGCAATGAACATTTCATGGCAGCTTACAGAGTCATAAGATATCTTAAAAGGGCACTAAGCCAAGGCATTCTAATGAAGTCAAAGTCtaacatgaaaatttcagccTACTCTGACAGTGATTGGGCAGGATGCCCTGACTTGCGAAAATCAATCACAGGCTTTAGTCTTTTCATTGGTGATTCTCTTGTAAGTTGGAAATCAAATAAGCAAACTGTAGTGGCTAGAAGTTCAGTAGAAGCAGAATACAGGTCTATGGCTTCTACCTGTTGTGAAATTATTTGGTTGCAATACCTTTTGGCAAATTTTAGAATCTCTCACAAGGAAGCAATAAGTCTCTTCTTTGACAGTCAATCTGCAATATACATTAGTAAGAATCCAGTATTTCACGAGAGGACAACGCACATAGGAATGGATTGCCACTTCCTCCGTGAAAAGGTGTTGGCTGGGATAATAAAGCCCATACATATTTCAACTCAATCACAGATAGCAAATATCTTCACCAAAGCCCTGTAGCCAAGACAGTTCTACAAGTTGTAGGGCAAGATGAGTGTTCATAATATTCACTCCTCCTCTTGAGAGGGAGTATTAGACACAACTGATTGAATAAAACTTGCTAGTAGAAACTTGTACAGAGAACAACAGGTCGGGTTTGAAGGGGAGAAGGCTTAAGAAGACAGATAATGCGCACCGTTTCAAAAAATGCCTTCCACAAACAGCAACAAAGTGTACCGTTTCATtaatagaattttaaaatttaaaagttagttaaaatttaattatgagTTATATTAGTTACAGTTATTCTTTATCTTTCCTCTGGTCAACAGAGACCCTGTATATAAATATAGTTGTAAAGTAACTTTTCTgtaatgagaattttttcaTATTCTCTCGTTCCCATGTGCCgcctcttcctctctctctctcggtATTCGTCACTTTAGCTTGAACGCTAAGAAGCTCAGAAACAGCTGCTTTGATTCTGTAGATTGTTGCATGAACGTTCAACTCTTTTCGCCCCAGCACAACTATACATCTACTCTTCCAAATATGCCAACAAGTAAAGGCAACCTGAATTTCATTCAGCATTGTCATATCCTGCTGGGAAAAATTCTGCTATC
Protein-coding sequences here:
- the LOC18612289 gene encoding ultraviolet-B receptor UVR8, with the protein product MAHNFHRFSTPLSRRLSSSSFSTDATTTTTKGKVPLLYKSPEFNQDTQNEAVTLQVLSWGRGASGQLGGGIEEIRIYPSPVANLLFPPASFSLSPTPGKIFNQRQNQIQKGETLPSVGISCGLFHSGLVVDGKLWMWGKGEGGRLGFGHENPAFLPTLNPYLDSVSSVALGGLHSVALTSLGEVFTWGYGGFGALGHHVYHRELIPRLLEGNWSENIRHISTSGTHTAAITESGDLYTWGREEGDGRLGLGPGRGPNEGGGLSIPSKVKELPTPIAAVSCGGFFTMALTEEGQLWNWGANSNYELGTGDKVGGWKPKPLPTLESTRIIQIASGGYHSLALTCEGKVLSWGHGGHGQLGHSSIQNQKIPVMIEALADKHVVDIACGGSSSAAITEEGKLYMWGNAKDSQLGVPGLPEVQPSPVEVNFLTEDDGLGPHNVLSVAVGACHAMCLVLRSHC
- the LOC108661237 gene encoding uncharacterized mitochondrial protein AtMg00810-like, with amino-acid sequence MKTNSGDFVAILVYADDILIGSNSAQIASNVKGFFSSQFKLKDLGKVKFFLGLEIAQSPEGISICQRKYILDLLEEHGLLGSKPVSTPIDYNYKLSKTKDGQELHDATKYKQLVGKLLYLTFTRPDISYAVQVLSQFMDKPSNEHFMAAYRVIRYLKRALSQGILMKSKSNMKISAYSDSDWAGCPDLRKSITGFSLFIGDSLVSWKSNKQTVVARSSVEAEYRSMASTCCEIIWLQYLLANFRISHKEAISLFFDSQSAIYISKNPVFHERTTHIGMDCHFLREKVLAGIIKPIHISTQSQIANIFTKAL